In one Kiritimatiellia bacterium genomic region, the following are encoded:
- a CDS encoding transporter substrate-binding domain-containing protein → MPGRFALPFLMLLFVAAPPRAGAGPKNEPPAPPPLTVAIDDNYPPYVFRDAQGALQGVLPDLWRLWEQKTGQRVRLEGLDWSEALRSMEEGRADVLDTAFYTEERARLYRFSEPYAEIRVPVFNQKDLGGIRDADSLQGFTVGVKAGDAVISVLRQRGVTTFLEFDSYEDIICAAAENRIRVFSMDEPPAFYYLTKYKLEDEFRQSFILYTGAFHRAVRRDRADLLHRIEEGFDAILKSERSAIERKWMGMPLGGGRLLHTLFLALLVVGAGALVLGFFLLVLRHQVKERTAELRGTLHSLQQSEDKIRSLFRAAPVGIGMVTHRVIQEANDRLCEMTGYGREELLGQSARMLYPTQEDFDTVGREKYRQIEEQGTGTVETPWRRKDGRIIDVLLSSTPLVPGDLARGVTFTALDITERRRALELLRGINDCLVSFGTDPAENLRRIAEAFGRLSEADCVLYKRRHGDQLVTETGWNLQPGMEDAVKGAGILCYEAMAGGAEKDLAIRPLRKGQASCGHPNVKVHGFACCLGCPVRLGSETVAFLCALFSSDYQPAGQDLGLLQILINAASIEEARRQALEERIQLERQVQQTQKLESLGVLAGGIAHDFNNLLTAILGHITLARDVLPAAAPAAEDLQSAERATRRAAELARQMLAYTGKARAEVRPVSVSKIVDDMIPMLKVAVSKKAVLRFDLAPDLPPIRADISQLHQVIMNLVINASEAIGERSGFISLSTGLRHCDRDYLASGWLDEDRPEGPYVYLEVADTGCGIEPESLPRIFDPFYTTKFAGRGLGLAAVLGIVRAHRGALRLDSQPGRGTTFQILFPAADAPVGPEPGEEEPARDWKGAGLVLLADDEESLRVVAGRMLERMGFRVITARDGLEAVDLFRAQARDIVCVIMDLTMPHLDGGEAFRQIRGLRADVPVILSSGYDEENLAARFAGEGLSGFAQKPYAFHRLRNIVRQVMTAPDSAGI, encoded by the coding sequence TTGCCGGGGCGGTTCGCCCTCCCGTTCCTGATGCTCCTTTTCGTGGCGGCCCCGCCGCGGGCTGGCGCCGGCCCGAAGAACGAGCCCCCGGCCCCGCCGCCCCTGACGGTGGCGATCGACGACAATTATCCCCCGTACGTGTTCCGCGACGCCCAGGGCGCGCTCCAGGGCGTCCTGCCCGACTTGTGGCGGCTCTGGGAGCAGAAGACCGGACAGCGCGTCCGGCTGGAGGGCCTGGACTGGAGCGAGGCCCTCCGTTCCATGGAGGAGGGCCGGGCGGACGTGCTGGACACGGCCTTCTACACCGAGGAACGCGCGCGCCTCTACCGCTTCTCCGAACCCTACGCGGAGATCCGGGTTCCCGTCTTCAACCAGAAGGATCTCGGCGGGATCCGCGACGCGGATTCACTGCAGGGATTCACGGTCGGCGTCAAGGCCGGGGATGCCGTGATCTCGGTGCTGCGGCAGCGCGGCGTCACGACGTTCCTCGAGTTCGACAGTTATGAGGACATCATTTGCGCGGCCGCCGAGAACCGGATCCGCGTCTTCTCCATGGACGAGCCTCCGGCCTTCTACTACCTGACCAAGTACAAGCTGGAAGACGAATTCCGGCAGTCCTTCATCCTCTACACGGGCGCTTTTCACCGGGCGGTCCGGCGCGATCGCGCCGACCTTCTCCACCGGATCGAGGAGGGCTTCGATGCGATCCTGAAGAGCGAACGCAGCGCGATCGAGCGGAAGTGGATGGGCATGCCGCTCGGTGGAGGGCGGCTGCTCCACACCCTGTTCCTCGCCCTGCTCGTGGTGGGCGCCGGGGCCCTGGTCCTGGGCTTTTTCCTGCTCGTGCTGCGGCACCAGGTCAAGGAAAGGACCGCCGAGTTGCGCGGCACCCTGCACTCGCTGCAGCAAAGCGAGGATAAGATCCGGAGTCTTTTCCGCGCCGCGCCCGTCGGCATCGGCATGGTGACCCACCGGGTCATCCAGGAGGCCAACGACCGGCTGTGCGAGATGACGGGATATGGGCGGGAGGAACTCCTCGGGCAGAGCGCGCGGATGCTGTACCCGACGCAGGAGGACTTCGATACCGTCGGCCGGGAGAAATACAGGCAGATCGAGGAGCAGGGCACCGGCACCGTGGAGACGCCGTGGCGGCGCAAGGACGGGCGGATCATCGACGTCCTGTTGAGCTCCACGCCGCTCGTCCCGGGCGACCTGGCCCGCGGGGTGACGTTCACCGCGCTGGACATCACCGAACGGCGGCGGGCCCTGGAACTGCTGCGCGGCATCAACGACTGCCTGGTCTCGTTCGGCACCGATCCCGCCGAGAACCTCCGGCGCATCGCCGAGGCCTTCGGCCGCCTTTCGGAGGCGGACTGCGTGCTCTATAAGCGGCGGCACGGCGACCAGCTGGTCACCGAGACGGGATGGAACCTGCAGCCCGGCATGGAGGACGCCGTCAAGGGGGCGGGCATTCTCTGTTACGAGGCCATGGCCGGCGGAGCGGAAAAGGACCTGGCGATCCGGCCCCTGCGCAAGGGGCAAGCGTCGTGCGGGCATCCCAACGTCAAGGTGCACGGGTTCGCGTGCTGCCTGGGCTGCCCGGTACGGCTCGGATCGGAGACGGTGGCCTTCCTCTGTGCGCTGTTCTCGTCCGACTACCAGCCCGCGGGCCAGGACCTCGGCCTGCTGCAGATCCTGATCAACGCCGCCTCGATCGAGGAGGCGCGGCGCCAGGCGCTGGAGGAGCGCATCCAGCTCGAGCGGCAGGTCCAGCAGACGCAGAAGCTCGAGAGCCTCGGCGTGCTGGCCGGCGGGATCGCCCACGATTTCAACAACCTGCTCACCGCCATCCTGGGGCATATCACGCTGGCCCGCGACGTCCTGCCGGCCGCCGCGCCGGCCGCCGAGGACCTGCAGTCGGCGGAGCGGGCCACCCGCCGCGCCGCCGAGTTGGCCCGCCAGATGCTGGCCTACACCGGCAAGGCCCGCGCGGAAGTCCGCCCCGTGAGCGTGAGCAAGATCGTGGACGACATGATCCCCATGCTGAAGGTGGCGGTGTCCAAGAAGGCGGTGCTCCGGTTCGACCTGGCCCCCGACCTGCCGCCGATCCGCGCCGATATCAGCCAACTGCACCAGGTGATCATGAACCTCGTGATCAACGCGTCCGAGGCCATCGGGGAGCGCAGCGGCTTCATCAGCCTGTCCACGGGCCTCCGGCATTGTGACCGCGATTACCTGGCGTCCGGCTGGCTCGACGAGGACCGGCCGGAGGGGCCCTACGTGTATCTTGAGGTCGCCGACACCGGGTGCGGCATCGAGCCCGAGTCCCTGCCGCGGATCTTCGATCCGTTCTACACCACGAAGTTCGCCGGCCGCGGCCTCGGCCTGGCGGCCGTCCTGGGCATCGTGCGGGCCCACCGCGGCGCACTGCGGCTCGATAGCCAACCGGGCCGCGGCACGACTTTCCAGATCCTGTTCCCGGCCGCGGACGCGCCGGTCGGGCCGGAGCCCGGCGAGGAAGAGCCGGCCAGGGACTGGAAGGGGGCGGGGCTGGTCCTGCTGGCGGACGACGAGGAAAGCCTCCGCGTGGTCGCCGGCCGCATGCTCGAACGCATGGGCTTCCGCGTGATCACCGCGCGGGACGGCCTGGAAGCCGTGGACCTTTTCCGCGCGCAGGCCCGGGACATCGTCTGCGTCATTATGGACCTGACCATGCCGCACCTGGACGGCGGGGAGGCCTTCCGCCAGATCCGCGGCCTGCGGGCCGACGTCCCGGTGATCCTCTCCAGCGGGTACGACGAGGAAAACCTGGCCGCCCGCTTCGCCGGCGAAGGGCTCTCGGGTTTCGCCCAGAAGCCGTACGCCTTCCATCGGCTGCGAAACATCGTCCGCCAGGTCATGACCGCGCCCGATTCCGCCGGCATCTGA
- a CDS encoding polymer-forming cytoskeletal protein, translated as MDNNTSAAQSIIAAEAEITGTIKTSGSIRIDGKLDGELNCGGDAVIGKSATIKGNLTVNAVSIAGAITGNVTARDRIEMKSSARVMGDIKAKRLAVEDGVTFVGKSEVNPSGSAAVAAPAAREEEPAAEAKPGFFGKR; from the coding sequence ATGGATAACAACACGAGCGCCGCCCAGTCGATCATCGCCGCGGAAGCGGAAATCACGGGGACCATCAAGACCTCCGGGTCCATCCGCATCGACGGCAAGCTGGACGGCGAGCTGAACTGCGGCGGCGACGCCGTGATCGGCAAGAGCGCGACGATCAAGGGCAACCTGACCGTCAACGCCGTGTCGATCGCCGGCGCGATCACGGGCAACGTCACCGCGCGCGACCGGATCGAGATGAAGTCCTCCGCCCGCGTGATGGGGGACATCAAGGCCAAGCGGCTCGCCGTCGAGGACGGCGTGACGTTCGTCGGCAAGTCGGAGGTGAATCCGTCCGGCTCGGCGGCCGTGGCCGCCCCGGCCGCCCGCGAGGAAGAGCCCGCCGCCGAGGCGAAGCCGGGCTTTTTCGGCAAGCGCTGA
- a CDS encoding zinc ribbon domain-containing protein, whose product MPLFEYRCAECGAVFEHLARSAGEKPGACPKCGAKKAEKQFSTFAARQAPEAGLPSCAGSSCSTGTCATGACPFSAS is encoded by the coding sequence ATGCCGCTGTTTGAATACCGTTGCGCGGAATGCGGGGCCGTTTTCGAACACCTGGCCCGGTCGGCCGGAGAGAAGCCGGGCGCCTGCCCGAAATGCGGGGCGAAAAAAGCGGAGAAGCAGTTCTCCACGTTCGCCGCCCGCCAGGCGCCCGAAGCGGGGCTGCCGTCCTGCGCGGGCAGTTCCTGCTCGACCGGAACCTGCGCCACCGGCGCCTGCCCGTTCAGCGCCTCGTGA
- a CDS encoding N-acetyl-gamma-glutamyl-phosphate reductase, with the protein MIKAKVVGAGGYGGVGITELLLRHPEARIACLVDVTDVGSPMSALYPHLAGFCDTKIVAPDSPEAQAPADVVFFSTPDGVGMQFAEAELKKGARVIDYSGDFRFNDAETYAEYARRIGRDPVHKSPHLLPQSVYGLAELHRAQIGKDQRLVGNPGCFAVSCLLGLAPAIRNGLVDLASLICDCKTGVSGAGKKPAATFHYPARYDHMNAYRLSGHQHVMEVERELGLLAGGPVRVTFTAQVVPTCRGIMSCLYGTLKPGVTPAAVAEAYKTFYAGSPFVRLYDRTAAVGTVHVRGTNYGNLIVDVDERTNRLRVVSHIDNLMKGQAGNALQNMNLLFGLPETSGLDRAGQYP; encoded by the coding sequence ATGATCAAGGCGAAGGTCGTCGGCGCGGGCGGGTACGGGGGCGTGGGGATCACGGAGCTGCTGCTGCGGCACCCGGAGGCGCGGATCGCGTGCCTGGTGGACGTCACGGACGTGGGCTCGCCGATGAGCGCGCTGTATCCGCACCTGGCGGGATTCTGCGACACGAAGATCGTCGCGCCGGACAGCCCGGAGGCGCAGGCGCCGGCGGACGTGGTGTTCTTCTCCACGCCGGACGGCGTCGGCATGCAGTTCGCCGAGGCGGAACTGAAGAAGGGCGCGCGGGTCATTGATTACAGCGGCGACTTCCGGTTCAACGACGCGGAGACCTACGCGGAGTACGCCCGGCGCATCGGGCGCGACCCCGTTCACAAGTCGCCGCACCTGCTGCCGCAGTCGGTGTACGGGCTGGCCGAACTGCACCGGGCGCAGATCGGGAAGGACCAGAGACTGGTCGGCAACCCCGGCTGCTTCGCGGTGAGCTGCCTGCTCGGGCTGGCGCCGGCGATCCGGAACGGCCTGGTGGATCTCGCCAGCCTGATCTGCGACTGCAAGACGGGCGTGTCGGGCGCGGGCAAGAAGCCGGCGGCGACGTTCCACTACCCGGCGCGGTACGACCACATGAACGCCTACCGCCTCTCCGGCCACCAGCACGTGATGGAGGTCGAGCGGGAACTCGGCCTGCTGGCGGGCGGGCCGGTCCGCGTGACGTTCACCGCGCAGGTCGTGCCGACGTGCCGGGGGATCATGTCCTGCCTGTACGGGACGCTCAAGCCGGGCGTCACGCCGGCGGCCGTCGCGGAGGCGTACAAGACCTTCTACGCGGGGAGCCCGTTCGTCCGGCTGTACGACCGGACGGCGGCGGTCGGGACCGTCCACGTGCGCGGCACCAACTACGGCAACCTGATCGTGGACGTGGACGAGCGGACGAACCGCCTGCGCGTCGTGTCGCACATCGACAACCTGATGAAGGGCCAGGCCGGGAACGCGCTGCAGAACATGAACCTGCTCTTCGGCCTGCCTGAAACCAGCGGGCTCGACCGGGCGGGGCAGTACCCCTGA
- a CDS encoding zinc ribbon domain-containing protein: protein MPTYEYECRRCGHRFEKFQSMKDRPLQRCPRCRGKVERLPGGGAGILFKGAGFYATDYRSPGYKKAARAEKSGDTKKSAPADKPAQSKA from the coding sequence ATGCCGACGTACGAATACGAGTGCCGCCGTTGCGGACACCGATTCGAAAAGTTCCAGTCGATGAAGGACCGGCCCCTGCAGCGCTGCCCCCGGTGCCGGGGCAAGGTGGAACGGCTGCCCGGGGGCGGGGCCGGCATCCTGTTCAAAGGGGCGGGGTTTTACGCGACGGATTACCGCAGCCCGGGCTACAAGAAGGCCGCCCGGGCCGAGAAGAGCGGCGACACAAAGAAGAGCGCGCCCGCGGACAAGCCCGCCCAGAGTAAGGCATGA
- a CDS encoding GNAT family N-acetyltransferase: protein MRTICCETADAGRPLEPGFFDRELVADLVTRYYTDFEPESAWVTEAGGRVAGYLTGARDTRRFRRVWALRIAPPALARAVARGFLFRRSSWQWIAGLLRCARAQQAAAPPILGAYPAHLHIDLLDEARGRGAGGSLMRTFLEYLAGRGIPGVHARVRADNAPGRAFFERMGFAPVAAVPNFRGGSGGLQHGETIIYGHLIPARA from the coding sequence GTGCGGACTATCTGCTGCGAGACCGCCGACGCGGGGAGGCCGCTGGAGCCGGGTTTCTTCGACCGGGAACTCGTCGCCGACCTGGTGACCCGGTACTACACGGATTTCGAACCGGAGTCCGCCTGGGTGACCGAGGCCGGCGGGCGCGTGGCGGGCTACCTCACGGGCGCGCGGGATACCCGCCGGTTCCGTCGGGTGTGGGCCCTGCGGATTGCGCCGCCGGCCCTGGCCCGCGCCGTGGCGCGCGGCTTCCTGTTCCGGAGGTCGAGCTGGCAGTGGATCGCCGGCTTGCTCCGCTGCGCGCGGGCCCAACAGGCCGCCGCGCCGCCGATCCTCGGCGCCTACCCGGCCCACCTGCACATCGATCTCCTGGACGAGGCGCGCGGGCGGGGCGCCGGGGGCTCGCTGATGCGGACCTTCCTCGAGTACCTGGCCGGGCGCGGCATCCCCGGTGTGCACGCCCGCGTGCGCGCCGATAATGCGCCGGGCCGCGCGTTCTTCGAGCGCATGGGCTTTGCCCCGGTGGCGGCGGTGCCGAATTTTCGAGGCGGTTCGGGCGGACTGCAACACGGGGAGACGATCATCTATGGACATCTCATTCCGGCGCGCGCGTGA
- a CDS encoding helix-turn-helix transcriptional regulator, whose translation MNPLKTRCNEAMPLELMAKMAGVLKLLAHPQRLKVVEILDGRDEVPVRRIAEWLGLPHAATSQHLNQMKRVGLLESERRGKEVWYRIADRRCITILKCIRGGH comes from the coding sequence ATGAACCCCTTGAAAACGCGGTGCAACGAGGCGATGCCGCTGGAGTTGATGGCGAAGATGGCCGGCGTGCTCAAGCTCCTGGCCCACCCGCAGCGCCTGAAGGTGGTCGAGATTCTCGACGGCCGCGACGAGGTGCCCGTCCGGCGAATCGCCGAGTGGCTCGGGTTGCCGCACGCGGCGACGTCCCAGCATCTCAACCAGATGAAGCGGGTCGGCCTGCTGGAGTCGGAGCGGCGCGGCAAGGAAGTCTGGTACCGCATCGCGGACCGGCGCTGCATCACTATTCTGAAATGCATTCGGGGCGGGCACTGA
- a CDS encoding GreA/GreB family elongation factor has product MDKDTHSPTSPPSGVDREEWFLARLADDPLPNATLLDFLKTLPPAGETERADAWAELLEDTLVERGQHLAALSLLRVRSTWGAPGRDAAYWRARAMALLDSDHDRRALVPHAGFDAGLPVAEGFRRLDFLLSLRPGMLCLDHTWGFGVIQRVDSFYGRVEINFERKPDHFLALAYAAESLKLLPEDHLLSRLYRKPEETAGLVSDKPAEVVRLALRSYGPLTPAQLQEILSPRLVPGEGWKKFWDSARAALKKDPLADVPAKRSEPLRLRDKPAAFDAVWLAGLAAERDLARIAAEVERYERERGSMEIPVGEDAAREAIAERLAFLIKGVGTSRPDLEVVAVLAAERLGIAPEGIGAAGRVKEWLGESRFLEMVKELPARTVPPFLDALEKTDPEAARALWLANLNRMGFTALAEAIARLEAARCDGRCADALRELLAARKAEVEVLYWITRHMDRLDGWDLATPTELMTQVLDHLAADYNGERLKVKNQLRSRFEQKEWLPPMLAALDERKRRETLLRVRESPAWSALDRQSVMAQIVKLYPELEAVLSGAPAEKPADAAPAAVTSWRTYRERQAQLEKLVREEIPRNSRDIATARAHGDLRENAEFKAAKEMQGILFRRRAEWEAMLQRVQPSDFRSPAGEGAGQGTAVRLRYADGREERYHILGEWDQDEALHIISSQTRMAQALQGHRPGETVKVPTASGEADCALVEVGPLPDEIRAWIGRP; this is encoded by the coding sequence ATGGACAAAGACACTCATTCGCCGACCTCACCACCCTCCGGGGTTGACCGCGAGGAATGGTTCCTGGCCCGCCTCGCCGACGACCCCCTGCCGAACGCCACGCTGCTGGATTTTCTCAAGACGCTTCCGCCCGCCGGCGAGACCGAGCGGGCCGACGCCTGGGCCGAACTGCTGGAGGACACCCTGGTGGAACGCGGACAGCATCTCGCGGCGCTGTCGCTGCTGCGCGTCCGCTCGACGTGGGGCGCGCCCGGCCGCGACGCGGCGTACTGGCGCGCCCGCGCCATGGCCCTGCTGGACTCCGATCACGACCGGCGCGCGCTGGTGCCCCACGCCGGGTTCGATGCCGGGCTGCCGGTGGCGGAGGGATTCCGCCGGCTCGATTTCCTGCTCTCGCTGCGGCCGGGCATGCTGTGCCTGGACCACACGTGGGGGTTCGGTGTGATCCAGCGCGTGGACTCGTTCTACGGCCGGGTGGAAATCAATTTCGAACGGAAGCCCGATCATTTCCTGGCGCTGGCCTACGCGGCGGAATCGCTGAAGCTGTTGCCCGAGGATCACCTGCTGTCGCGCCTCTACCGTAAACCCGAGGAGACGGCTGGGCTCGTGAGCGATAAGCCGGCCGAGGTCGTCCGCCTCGCCCTGCGGAGTTACGGGCCGCTGACGCCGGCCCAACTCCAGGAGATCCTCTCGCCTCGCCTGGTGCCGGGGGAGGGCTGGAAAAAATTCTGGGACAGCGCGCGGGCCGCGCTGAAAAAAGATCCGCTGGCCGACGTGCCGGCGAAGCGCTCCGAGCCGCTGCGGCTGCGGGACAAGCCGGCGGCCTTCGACGCCGTGTGGCTGGCCGGGCTAGCCGCCGAGCGCGACCTGGCTCGGATCGCGGCCGAGGTCGAGCGGTACGAGCGCGAACGCGGCTCGATGGAGATCCCGGTGGGCGAGGACGCGGCGCGCGAGGCGATCGCGGAGCGGCTGGCCTTCCTTATTAAGGGAGTCGGGACGTCGCGGCCGGACCTCGAGGTGGTCGCGGTGCTGGCGGCGGAGCGGCTTGGGATCGCGCCGGAGGGCATCGGCGCCGCGGGCCGCGTGAAGGAATGGTTGGGCGAATCGCGTTTCCTGGAGATGGTCAAGGAACTGCCCGCCCGGACGGTGCCGCCGTTTTTGGATGCGCTGGAAAAGACCGATCCGGAAGCGGCGCGCGCGCTCTGGCTGGCCAACCTGAACCGCATGGGCTTCACGGCGCTGGCGGAGGCCATCGCCCGGCTGGAGGCGGCGAGGTGTGACGGCCGCTGCGCGGACGCGCTGCGGGAACTGCTGGCGGCGCGCAAGGCGGAGGTCGAGGTGCTGTACTGGATCACCCGGCACATGGACCGGCTGGACGGCTGGGACCTGGCCACGCCTACCGAATTGATGACCCAGGTGCTGGACCATCTGGCCGCGGACTACAACGGCGAGCGGCTGAAGGTGAAAAACCAGTTGCGCTCGCGGTTCGAACAGAAGGAATGGCTGCCGCCGATGCTGGCGGCGCTCGACGAGCGGAAGCGGCGCGAGACGCTCCTGCGGGTGCGCGAATCGCCCGCGTGGTCGGCCCTGGACCGGCAGTCGGTGATGGCGCAGATCGTCAAGCTGTACCCGGAGCTCGAGGCGGTCCTGTCCGGGGCGCCGGCGGAGAAGCCCGCGGACGCGGCGCCCGCGGCGGTGACGTCGTGGCGGACGTACCGCGAGCGGCAGGCGCAACTGGAGAAGCTGGTGCGCGAGGAGATCCCGCGCAACAGCCGGGACATCGCGACGGCCCGGGCCCACGGCGACCTGCGCGAGAACGCCGAGTTCAAGGCGGCCAAGGAAATGCAGGGCATCCTGTTCCGCCGGCGCGCGGAGTGGGAGGCGATGCTGCAGCGCGTGCAGCCGTCCGATTTCCGGAGCCCGGCCGGCGAGGGCGCGGGCCAGGGGACGGCCGTGCGGCTGCGGTACGCGGACGGGCGCGAGGAGCGCTATCACATCCTGGGCGAGTGGGACCAGGACGAGGCGCTGCACATCATCTCCAGCCAGACGCGGATGGCCCAGGCGCTGCAGGGGCATCGGCCCGGCGAGACGGTCAAGGTGCCGACGGCCTCCGGCGAGGCGGACTGCGCGCTGGTCGAGGTCGGTCCGCTGCCGGACGAGATCCGCGCGTGGATCGGCCGGCCGTGA
- a CDS encoding PIG-L family deacetylase — MDISFRRAREWFLGLAFLLTAAGAPGSGRASSAAPGPAFEPFVLQPDDRVLVLAPHPDDEVIGCAGIIQRSRAMGLPVRVVFLTYGDNNQWSFAVYRKHPVLEPEAVRQMGMIRHGEAVNAARAMGLEPDQLVFLGYPDFGTLHIWAEHWNREPAFESMLTRVRAVPYPNAYRPGAPYKGEEILADLTAVIRDFNPTRIFLSHPADQNCDHRSLYLFTRVALWNLEDELRPALHPYLVHFRRWPMPRGYRPEAAARPPRALAEAVPWRRFALTDGEAGTKLDAIHRHRTQFGYAAKYLLSFVRAGELFGDLPAARLGPGAELKTDEEIDGKEEEALPDQLTDEEQASFVGIEWRAVRREAGALALTVRLSRPLARTVGLSLYVFGYRKDQPFAGLPKLHVRFGALRHEILDQSAQLPPDSVTVERTGKTITVRVPLALLGDPGLVMTSARTYLGDVPLDWISWRVLDLRGRP; from the coding sequence ATGGACATCTCATTCCGGCGCGCGCGTGAGTGGTTCCTGGGCCTCGCGTTCCTGCTGACCGCGGCGGGGGCTCCCGGCTCCGGGCGGGCCTCGTCCGCCGCGCCGGGCCCGGCGTTCGAGCCGTTCGTGCTCCAGCCCGACGACCGCGTCCTCGTGCTGGCGCCGCACCCGGACGACGAGGTGATCGGCTGCGCCGGGATCATCCAGCGGTCGCGCGCGATGGGCCTCCCGGTGCGCGTGGTCTTCCTGACCTACGGCGACAACAACCAGTGGTCCTTCGCGGTCTACCGCAAGCATCCCGTGCTCGAGCCGGAGGCGGTGCGGCAGATGGGGATGATCCGGCACGGGGAGGCTGTGAACGCCGCCCGGGCCATGGGCCTGGAACCCGACCAGCTGGTTTTTCTCGGCTACCCGGATTTCGGGACGCTCCACATCTGGGCCGAGCACTGGAACCGCGAGCCGGCCTTCGAAAGCATGCTGACCCGCGTCCGCGCGGTGCCCTATCCGAACGCCTACCGCCCCGGCGCCCCCTACAAGGGGGAGGAGATCCTGGCCGACCTGACCGCGGTGATCCGGGATTTCAATCCGACGAGGATATTCCTGTCGCACCCGGCCGACCAGAACTGCGATCATCGGTCATTGTATCTCTTCACGCGGGTGGCGCTGTGGAACCTGGAGGATGAACTCCGGCCCGCACTGCATCCCTACCTGGTGCATTTCCGCCGCTGGCCGATGCCGCGGGGCTACCGGCCGGAGGCGGCCGCGCGGCCCCCGCGCGCGCTGGCCGAGGCCGTGCCCTGGCGACGTTTCGCGCTGACCGACGGGGAGGCCGGGACCAAGCTGGACGCCATCCACCGCCACCGCACTCAATTCGGCTACGCCGCCAAGTACCTGCTGTCCTTCGTGCGCGCCGGGGAATTGTTCGGCGACCTCCCCGCCGCGCGGCTGGGACCCGGCGCGGAACTCAAGACGGACGAAGAGATCGACGGGAAAGAGGAAGAGGCCTTGCCGGATCAACTCACGGACGAGGAGCAGGCGAGCTTCGTGGGGATCGAGTGGCGCGCCGTCCGCCGGGAGGCCGGCGCCCTGGCGCTGACCGTCCGGTTGTCCCGCCCGCTGGCCAGGACCGTGGGCCTTTCGCTGTATGTTTTCGGGTATCGCAAGGATCAGCCGTTCGCCGGCCTCCCCAAGCTCCACGTCCGCTTCGGCGCGCTGCGGCACGAAATTCTCGACCAGTCCGCGCAACTGCCCCCGGACAGCGTGACCGTCGAACGGACGGGCAAGACGATCACCGTGCGCGTCCCGCTGGCCCTGCTCGGGGATCCCGGGCTGGTGATGACCAGCGCGCGGACCTACCTGGGCGACGTGCCGCTCGACTGGATCTCGTGGCGGGTGCTGGATCTCCGCGGCCGGCCCTGA
- the trxA gene encoding thioredoxin has translation MELTDKTFDGQVAGGVTIVDFWAPWCGPCRMQTPILEALAPKVQGRAVIAKVNVDDFPDLAARFSVRGIPTLILFKAGQPVQQMVGVQREDALLRAVESAAG, from the coding sequence ATGGAGTTGACGGACAAGACCTTCGACGGGCAGGTCGCCGGCGGCGTGACGATCGTGGACTTCTGGGCCCCCTGGTGCGGGCCGTGCCGGATGCAGACCCCGATCCTCGAGGCCCTGGCGCCCAAGGTGCAGGGCCGGGCGGTCATCGCGAAGGTTAACGTGGACGATTTCCCGGACCTGGCCGCGCGCTTCAGCGTGCGCGGGATCCCGACGCTGATCCTGTTCAAGGCCGGGCAGCCCGTGCAGCAGATGGTGGGCGTCCAGCGGGAAGACGCACTGCTGCGGGCCGTCGAGTCCGCGGCCGGCTGA
- a CDS encoding zinc ribbon domain-containing protein produces the protein MMKIACSRCGKENEPTRLFCATCGAKLDLDGKAWRVPIRWGRGLLRIVQVLLLVAVALLLWPVRPQGAVGARAEALAYSGKLRILSDAAEQGILVVQVFSEAEVNGYLAEVLKSHPELSKPEGLGKIGIGEINVRFAPEGVTVTVIVNIGGPLRMSYELAGRPRAGGGPFTFDMRAARWGHLPLPGPASRWMVRRIGLMFSGMERERAVLNGLQRIDLGRGQVRVATGS, from the coding sequence ATGATGAAAATCGCCTGTTCCCGATGCGGCAAGGAAAACGAGCCCACGCGGCTTTTTTGCGCCACGTGCGGCGCCAAGCTGGACCTGGACGGAAAGGCCTGGCGGGTGCCGATCCGCTGGGGCCGCGGCCTGCTGCGAATCGTACAAGTCCTGCTGCTGGTCGCCGTGGCCCTGCTCCTGTGGCCGGTGCGGCCGCAGGGCGCCGTCGGTGCCCGCGCGGAGGCCCTGGCCTACTCCGGCAAGCTGCGGATCCTCTCGGACGCGGCCGAGCAGGGAATCCTGGTCGTACAGGTTTTTTCCGAGGCCGAGGTCAACGGCTACCTGGCCGAGGTGCTGAAGAGCCACCCGGAGTTGTCCAAGCCGGAGGGCCTGGGCAAGATCGGGATCGGCGAAATCAACGTGCGGTTCGCGCCCGAGGGCGTCACGGTGACGGTGATCGTGAACATCGGGGGCCCGCTGCGGATGTCGTACGAGCTGGCCGGCCGCCCGCGCGCGGGGGGCGGTCCGTTCACCTTCGACATGCGGGCCGCGCGCTGGGGGCACCTTCCGCTGCCCGGGCCGGCCTCGCGCTGGATGGTGCGGCGGATCGGGCTGATGTTCTCGGGCATGGAGCGCGAGCGCGCCGTGTTGAACGGCCTGCAGCGCATCGATTTGGGTCGGGGCCAGGTTCGCGTGGCCACCGGGTCATGA